ATTGAATTCCTTTTTGACGGCCACCTCGAATACCATTGCTTCCACCTAATTTTCCGGAAGTAATAACACCGTCTCCATCAGAATTTACAGATTTAAATCCATTGAATATATAAGCCTGATATCCTAAAGAAATATCATTAAAACGCCCTGAAACACCCACACCAATTTCACGCCATGTAGTGGGCACAATGCTTTTATCCATGCTTGGTCTTTCTACCCCGTTAAAAGTGGTTGGCTCATGGTATTCATTAACTATACCCATTGGCACTAACATTAAACCACCTCTTAAATTTACATTATCCGCTATGCTGTATTGCAAAAAAGCTTGCTCCACAAAAACCTCCTCAACATGTTCCAGTTCTACTTCTGTAACAAACTGAACTTTATCACTAAATTTATACCCAAATAATAACACCAAACGCTGAACATCTAATTCCCCGTTGTCACCATCAGGCTGATTGTAAGTCACTTCGCCATAACCTCCCACCGTAACCCCAGAACTCACATTTCCTGACAAAATGCGTTGTGCAGAGTTTTGTTGATCTTTTGGACTAATGTTTAAAGAGTCTGGAACGGTTTGTGAAAATGTAATAGCACTTGTAAAGATGGCTATTCCTAGTAGTAATTTTTTCATCGTTTATTTAGATTTAATATAAATAGTTAAATTTTCGTGTGCAAAAGTAATATGCAATTTTACTTAGGACAAGTTTATTTAGATTTATTTTAAATTAAAATAGCGATTTGCTTGTAAGTCGCTGAAAACGTGAAACGTATTTTTTAAAAAAAATTAATGGTAGGTGCTAAATATTTTAGTGGCTTCATTATAAGCGCTTTCAAAACACAAAGCATTTAAATCTGATTTTTTCTGAGTGGTAAAATAAGACAGTAATTTTTCGGTGGGCATATTCCCTGTTAAATCGTCTTTAGCCATAGGGCAGCCACCAAAACCTTGAATAGCACCATCAAACCGCATACAACCCGCTTTGTAGGCGGCATCTACTTTTTCAAACCAACTATTAGGTGTGGTATGCAAATGAGCACCAAATTCTATTTGTGGATATTTAGGTATCAAATTAGAAAATAAATAGTCAATGTTTTCAGGGTCAGACGTTCCCACAGTATCACTTAACGATAAAATTTTGACACCCATATTACTCAATTTTTCAGTCCACTCACCCACAATATCTACATTCCACGGATCACCATATGGATTACCAAATCCCATGGAAATATAAACCACGACTTCCTTATTGGATGCATCAGCTATTTCTAAAATTTCATGTAAGGTTACTACAGATTCGGCAATGGTTTTATGGGTGTTTCGCATCTGAAAGTTTTCAGAGATTGAAAATGGATACCCTAAATATTGAATGGGTGCATGTTTAGAGGCATCTTCAGCACCACGTGTATTGGCAATAATAGCCAGTAGTTTACTCGTCGTTTTACTTAAATCCAATTGCGCTAAAACCTCGGAAGTATCTACCATTTGAGGAATGGCTTTCTGCGAAACAAAACTGCCAAAATCAATGGTGTCAAATCCAACACGCAAAAGCGATTGAATATATTGTACCTTCTGTTCTGTAGGAATAAAAGCCTTAATGCCTTGCATGGCATCTCTTGGGCATTCAATAATTTTAACTAGTTTACTCATGGGTTTCAAAGATACTAAAGAATTGTATCTACAAAAATGTTTTCATGAAAACTACCACAAAATTAAAATAGCAATACCTATAAACACCACAATTTGAAGCCATTTTAAATACAGTCCAATATGCTTATGCCCTTTGATATAAACCGAAATAGAGCCTGCCAAAATAGCTATTCCAGAAAAAATAATTAAGGACACGGCCATAAACAAAAATCCTAAAATATAGAATTGCCATACCGTTGACAGCGAATCACTAAAAAGAAAACCTGGAAAAAATGCTAAAAAGAAAATACTCACCTTAGGGTTTAATACATTCATTATAAAACCCTGTTTAAATAATTGACCCACAGACTTTTTAGGAACCTGTGTTTCAGAAATGCTTAAATCACCAGAACTTTTAAAAACTTGAAAGGCGAGATAAAGCAGATAAGCTGCACCAAATAATTTAATTATAAAAAATATGGTATCGTTATTTTTTATCACGGCCGAAACACCAAAAGCTAAAAGGGTGGTGTGAATAATACAACCAGAAATTAATCCAGAAACAGTTGCTAAACCAAACTTTTTGCCATGCGTTATACTTTGCATTAACACATAAATATTGTCCGGTCCTGGCGAAATAGCCAAAGCTGCCGTTGCAAGCATAAAAGATATGAGAATATCGTGGTTCAGTGTTAAAAATTTAGAAATCAAAAATAGTTAAAAGAAACGGGGCGTCATTATAAAATCATTTTACCTGTTATTTTTTTTTATATTGCGGGCTAAGAAACATTTAGCTTATGCCTACTTTTACACAAACAAAATCAACCTTATTTTTACTTGTTGTGGTTTTATTTCAAATTTCAGCATTTTCACAAGAACAAAACTGTGGAACTATGGAGACTGCAGAATCTTTACAATTCTTTGAAAACAATAGACAGCAGATATTAGAGATTGAAGAAAACTTTTTAAACAATGCGCAATTTCGCGCTTCCAACCCTATAACATCTGTCCCTGTTAAGGTGCATATTATTAGAACCTCTGCCGGATCTGGTGGTTTATCAACAACAGAATTAGATGATGCCATGGCAATCATGAACGGTTTTTATGCCAATGCCAATTTAGAGTTTTTTGTATGCGATGGTATAAACTACATCGATAGCGATGCCTATTATGATTTTCAAGATGACCAAGAAGCCGTTTTAACTTCCGCTAATAACGTTCCCGGTTTAATCAATATATATTTCACAGACGCTGTTACCAGAGTGAGTAGCGGAACTTCTATTTGTGGATATGCCTATTACCCTGGGGGCGATGACACGATTTTAATGGTGAACTCCTGTGCCAATAATGGTAGTACTTTAGCCCATGAAATGGGTCATTTTTTTAGTTTACGACATACCCATGGTGGAACACCTAATGAGCTTGTGGACGGATCAAATTGTTCTACAGAAGGTGATTATATTTGTGATACACCCGCAGATCCAACGCTGTCTTATTCCAACGTTAATTCCTCATGTACATATACCGGAGCTGATCTTGATGCCAATG
Above is a window of Bizionia sp. M204 DNA encoding:
- a CDS encoding LysE family translocator: MLATAALAISPGPDNIYVLMQSITHGKKFGLATVSGLISGCIIHTTLLAFGVSAVIKNNDTIFFIIKLFGAAYLLYLAFQVFKSSGDLSISETQVPKKSVGQLFKQGFIMNVLNPKVSIFFLAFFPGFLFSDSLSTVWQFYILGFLFMAVSLIIFSGIAILAGSISVYIKGHKHIGLYLKWLQIVVFIGIAILILW
- a CDS encoding hydroxymethylglutaryl-CoA lyase gives rise to the protein MSKLVKIIECPRDAMQGIKAFIPTEQKVQYIQSLLRVGFDTIDFGSFVSQKAIPQMVDTSEVLAQLDLSKTTSKLLAIIANTRGAEDASKHAPIQYLGYPFSISENFQMRNTHKTIAESVVTLHEILEIADASNKEVVVYISMGFGNPYGDPWNVDIVGEWTEKLSNMGVKILSLSDTVGTSDPENIDYLFSNLIPKYPQIEFGAHLHTTPNSWFEKVDAAYKAGCMRFDGAIQGFGGCPMAKDDLTGNMPTEKLLSYFTTQKKSDLNALCFESAYNEATKIFSTYH